In the genome of Xanthocytophaga agilis, one region contains:
- a CDS encoding polysaccharide deacetylase family protein, translated as MRPNFYALASRLIAFVAVLMVSGFVIKSFVISSGIISPSDKKNQIKVKGAIVRGDTTVQKLALVFTGDEFGDGGEFVATTLKQKKIKASFFLTGNFYRNPVFHSVIKKLKSDGHYLGSHSDKHLLYCDWQKRDSLLVTKKEFTTDLANSYKELKRWNISSADAPYFLPPYEWYNDSIAVWTQQAGLQLVNFTSGTRSNADYTYPEMADRYVSSERIYQSILTYEQKHDSGLNGFMLLLHLGTDPRRTDKFYRYLPQLIDELQNRNYRLVTVPDLLNS; from the coding sequence ATGAGACCGAATTTTTATGCGCTAGCGAGCAGGTTGATTGCATTTGTTGCTGTACTGATGGTAAGTGGCTTTGTGATCAAGTCATTTGTTATTAGTTCAGGAATAATCTCTCCCTCTGATAAGAAAAATCAGATAAAAGTAAAGGGAGCTATTGTGCGGGGAGATACTACTGTTCAGAAGCTGGCATTGGTATTTACCGGAGATGAATTTGGGGATGGAGGAGAATTTGTTGCAACTACATTGAAACAGAAGAAGATTAAGGCCTCATTTTTTCTTACCGGAAATTTTTACCGTAATCCAGTCTTTCATTCTGTGATAAAAAAGCTGAAAAGCGATGGCCACTACCTGGGATCTCATTCCGACAAACACCTCTTGTATTGTGACTGGCAGAAGAGAGATAGCTTGCTGGTGACAAAAAAAGAGTTTACAACAGATCTTGCCAATTCCTATAAGGAATTGAAGCGATGGAATATCTCATCTGCTGATGCGCCGTATTTTTTGCCTCCATATGAGTGGTATAATGATTCTATTGCTGTGTGGACCCAACAGGCTGGCTTGCAATTAGTCAATTTTACATCGGGTACACGTAGCAATGCAGATTATACTTATCCTGAAATGGCAGATCGTTATGTATCCAGTGAACGAATCTATCAATCCATACTTACCTATGAGCAGAAACATGATTCCGGATTAAACGGTTTTATGCTTCTGCTTCATCTGGGTACCGATCCACGTCGGACAGATAAGTTTTATCGGTATCTGCCTCAGCTGATTGATGAATTGCAAAACCGAAACTATCGGTTGGTGACAGTACCTGATTTGTTAAATTCCTGA
- a CDS encoding glycosyl hydrolase family 28-related protein — protein sequence MFKSGLLILSLLLIPIAIHAQSKGYGGTSFYSERLADEEAVYFTPANFSIKADGKTDVSDALQNAINDLKTTHNFGILFIPQGTYLISKTIYIPQAIRLIGYGSKRPEFVLKKNSPGFQFPDSTDKGKAHYMFWFTSQVVQEGKKVNDANAGTFYSAMSNINLRIEDGNPYAVALRTHYAQHSFISHVDIQIGNGKAGMFDVGNEMNDVRFFGGEYGIYTTKPSPGWQFVMIDTYFEGQRKSAINTREAGLTIIRMRAVNVPSVIEIQPNYVEKLFMEDCQFDRISGPAITISLGENAGNQISLRNVDCRNVPVLISFRESGQTVTSKEAIYKIKNFMHGLQMSSLYADPVNHTISELVPLKTFPVPVAKDIPNLPPIGTWVNLKTLGATGDGTTDDTKAIQEAIDKYPTIYVPQGWYKVSETIKLKPNTILIGLNPIGTQLILENNTVAFGSFGAPKPLLETAKGGKNIVSGIGLSTGADNPRAVACKWTAGEQSYLNDVKFIGGHGSMQRKWKQPAAPPLPWITSVDPSWDTQYWSLWVTDGGGGTIENIWSASSYANAGAYISNTSTPGRIYAMSVEHHVRNEVRFSNVANWKVYALQLEEESLESTECLPLDIQNCRDMVFANLYMFRVIRVNKPYPYSVRVSGNATIEFLNVHNYSQIKYTTNTPLYDPNSNYTVRPWEFNRLIITESDNQPGKSFQTEGNIEKLATGFEFPEGITKDSKGNIYFCESRMRRIYKWSAETRRINLLADYPWEPHALSCDKNDNLLVVFKYVPKKGYLVDGKPEVYTNPPDAAGTSFSGWGNSGFGTLVYSINPANPDETIQLLPKVKMGSVATIFKALYPSHRWRDYHDFNTVTVNKPSECYVAKDGVTIIPVVYDLARSACLVEAYPGKLLYETDEYDKRTVRLKVSPEGYVSDLTYFTEKGEFASAVDQQGNVYIADGQIYVYNPDGKLINTVKVPERPSTITLDSNNQNLYITGSTSFYCVHLK from the coding sequence ATGTTTAAATCTGGTTTACTTATTCTTAGTTTATTGCTGATACCCATCGCGATTCATGCACAAAGTAAAGGCTATGGAGGTACTTCTTTCTATTCAGAACGATTAGCGGATGAAGAAGCTGTTTATTTTACACCTGCAAACTTTTCCATTAAAGCAGATGGTAAAACAGACGTTTCAGATGCTTTGCAGAATGCCATAAACGACCTGAAAACAACGCACAACTTTGGAATTCTCTTTATTCCCCAGGGAACCTATCTTATCTCTAAGACTATCTATATTCCACAGGCAATACGTTTGATAGGGTATGGAAGTAAACGGCCTGAATTTGTTTTGAAGAAAAACTCACCTGGTTTTCAATTTCCCGATAGTACAGACAAAGGGAAAGCTCACTATATGTTCTGGTTCACCAGTCAGGTAGTGCAGGAAGGCAAGAAAGTGAATGATGCCAATGCCGGGACCTTTTATAGTGCTATGTCTAACATAAACCTTCGGATTGAGGACGGTAATCCCTATGCAGTTGCTTTGCGAACTCATTATGCCCAGCATAGTTTTATTTCTCATGTCGATATTCAGATTGGAAACGGTAAGGCCGGAATGTTTGATGTCGGTAATGAAATGAATGATGTCCGGTTTTTTGGTGGGGAATATGGGATTTATACAACCAAACCTTCTCCAGGCTGGCAGTTTGTTATGATTGATACCTATTTTGAAGGACAGCGAAAATCGGCTATTAATACGCGTGAAGCCGGGCTTACCATCATACGTATGAGAGCCGTTAATGTGCCTTCAGTAATAGAGATTCAGCCCAATTATGTAGAGAAGCTGTTCATGGAAGATTGCCAGTTTGATCGTATAAGCGGACCCGCAATTACCATTAGCCTGGGCGAAAATGCAGGTAATCAGATCAGTCTTCGTAACGTTGATTGTCGTAATGTACCTGTACTGATAAGTTTTCGTGAATCCGGACAAACCGTAACCAGCAAAGAGGCTATCTATAAAATAAAGAATTTTATGCACGGTTTACAGATGAGCAGTCTCTATGCTGATCCTGTGAATCACACCATCTCAGAGTTAGTACCTCTAAAAACATTTCCTGTCCCTGTTGCCAAAGATATTCCCAATCTGCCACCTATTGGTACCTGGGTAAATCTCAAAACGCTGGGAGCTACAGGAGATGGTACTACTGATGATACAAAAGCTATTCAGGAAGCTATTGATAAATACCCAACTATTTATGTACCACAAGGTTGGTATAAGGTTAGTGAAACAATCAAACTAAAGCCGAACACCATTTTGATTGGTTTGAATCCTATTGGTACTCAATTAATACTTGAAAATAATACTGTAGCCTTTGGAAGCTTTGGCGCTCCCAAGCCATTGCTCGAAACGGCCAAAGGTGGAAAGAATATTGTCAGTGGTATTGGCCTGTCTACAGGCGCAGATAATCCACGGGCTGTTGCCTGTAAATGGACTGCTGGTGAGCAATCCTATCTCAATGATGTGAAATTTATTGGGGGACATGGAAGTATGCAGCGAAAGTGGAAACAACCTGCAGCACCGCCGCTTCCCTGGATTACAAGTGTAGATCCTTCCTGGGATACACAATACTGGAGTTTGTGGGTTACGGATGGAGGAGGAGGCACTATTGAAAACATATGGTCGGCTAGTTCGTATGCCAATGCCGGAGCCTATATATCCAACACCAGCACTCCCGGACGAATCTATGCTATGTCGGTAGAGCACCATGTGCGAAATGAAGTGCGTTTCTCCAATGTAGCTAACTGGAAGGTATATGCCTTGCAATTAGAAGAAGAGAGCCTGGAAAGTACAGAATGCCTGCCATTGGATATTCAGAATTGTCGGGATATGGTCTTTGCCAATCTATATATGTTTCGGGTAATCCGGGTGAATAAGCCTTATCCTTATTCTGTCCGTGTATCCGGCAATGCTACTATTGAATTTCTGAATGTACACAATTATAGCCAGATTAAGTATACAACCAACACCCCTCTATATGATCCCAACAGTAATTATACTGTCCGTCCATGGGAGTTTAACCGATTGATCATTACAGAATCGGATAACCAACCCGGGAAATCCTTTCAGACAGAAGGGAATATAGAAAAGCTGGCAACTGGATTTGAGTTTCCGGAAGGTATTACAAAAGACAGTAAGGGCAATATCTATTTCTGTGAATCCCGTATGCGGCGCATTTACAAATGGTCGGCAGAGACTCGTCGCATTAACCTGCTGGCAGATTATCCATGGGAACCACATGCATTGTCATGCGATAAGAACGATAATTTGCTTGTGGTATTTAAGTACGTTCCCAAAAAAGGATATCTGGTAGATGGAAAACCGGAGGTTTACACTAATCCGCCCGATGCTGCCGGAACATCTTTTAGTGGTTGGGGAAATTCTGGTTTTGGTACGCTGGTATATAGCATTAATCCTGCCAATCCGGATGAGACTATTCAGCTTTTGCCAAAAGTAAAGATGGGAAGTGTTGCCACTATCTTTAAAGCCCTTTATCCATCCCATCGCTGGAGAGATTATCACGATTTTAATACAGTCACAGTCAATAAACCATCCGAATGTTATGTGGCTAAAGACGGAGTTACTATTATTCCTGTAGTGTATGATCTGGCACGTTCTGCCTGTCTGGTAGAAGCTTATCCTGGCAAGCTGTTATATGAAACTGATGAATACGACAAGAGAACCGTGAGACTGAAAGTAAGCCCGGAAGGATATGTCTCTGATCTGACTTATTTTACGGAGAAGGGAGAGTTTGCTTCTGCAGTGGATCAGCAAGGAAATGTCTATATAGCCGATGGGCAGATCTATGTATATAACCCGGATGGTAAACTGATAAACACAGTAAAGGTTCCTGAAAGACCTTCAACCATTACGCTGGATTCGAATAATCAGAACCTGTATATAACCGGTAGTACATCGTTTTATTGCGTTCATCTCAAATAA